Part of the Gracilimonas sp. genome is shown below.
TGAAGAGGTTGAGGAAGAAGTTGAGAGAACCCTGGAGCGGGAAGGAAACTGGGAAGATGTTGACGAAGCCGCTTCTGAAGAAACCCAGGTATTGGTGGATGTTGTTTCTAAAACCCACGGCGATGAAGACAAAGATCAGCGTATCGACCTCAGAAAAGATGATGCTTCCGAGTTTCTTGAAGCGCTCAAAGGTAAAAAAGCCGGTGATGTTGTTGAGATGACTATCCCGCATGGCGATCATGAAGATGAGCTCGAAATTACCCTTAAGAAAGTGCAGAAAATGCACAAAGCTGAGCTTACTGATGACATCATCAAAGACCAAAGCAACGGCGAAGCGGAAAACCTGGATGAGTTCAAGAGTTACATCAAGAGCCGCATGCAACAGTATTACGATCAAACATCCGATGATTTATTCAAGAATGATGTAGCCGATGCTCTTGTTGAAGCACATGACTTTGAAGTACCGGAAACATTTGTGGCTCAAATTCAGGGGTCCTATGTGGATCAGCTGAAGCAGCAGCAAGGCGGAGAGTTGCCGGATCACTTTGATGCAGAAGAGTATAAGGCCGGCATGAAAGACCGTGCCGTGCGTGAAGCCAAGTGGTCGTTCATCAGCCAAAAACTGCAAGAAACATTTGAAGATATCGAAATAAAACCCGAAGATATCGACGAGCATCTCGCAGGTCAGGCAGCCCAATACGGCATGCCTGTGGATCAACTGAAGCAGTATTATGCACAGCAACCACAGATGCTTGAGCAACTTCGCAGCAGCATCCGCGAAGAAAAAGTGTTCGATATTTTGCAAGACAAGGTGAAAACCAAAGAAATCAGCAAAGAGAAGTACCGCGAACAGCAGGAAAAGAAAGACGACAAGAAGAAGAAAAAATAACCGATCATCCAGGACATTATGATATCTGATCAACCGCTATTTGAAGACCCGAATTTAAATTCCGTTCAACCTGTACAGAACAACCTTGTACCAATGGTTGTGGAAACCACCAGCCGTGGCGAACGTGCTTATGATATTTATTCACGGCTGCTTAAAGACCGGATTGTGATTTTGGGTTCGCCGGTTAACGACACCGTGGCCAGTTCAATCATGGCTCAGCTGTTGTTCCTTGAGTCTGAAGATCCTGAGAAAGACATCAACTTTTATATAAATAGCCCGGGCGGAGTTGTTTCTGCGGGATTAGCAATCTACGACACCATTCAGCACATCAAGTGTGATGTTGCCACTACCTGTATGGGTATGGCCGCAAGTATGGGTGCCGTATTACTGACAGCAGGCACTACCGGAAAAAGAAGCTGCCTTCCACACTCCCGGGTCATGATTCACCAGCCTTTGGGTGGAACCCGCGGACAGGCCAGTGATATTGAGATTGAAGCCAAAGAGATTATCCGTGTTAAGAAGGAGTTAAGCCAGATTCTTGCCGACCACAGTGGAAAGTCTGTTGAGCAGGTTATGGAAGATTCTGACCGTAACAAGTGGATGACGGCTCAGGAAGCGAAAGACTACGGATTGGTCGATAATGTGTTGTCCAAGTCTGAAGATTCCAAATAAGCGGCATTTTCATTAAATTTAGCTTGTTATGAGCGATAAAGAGAAAAATAGTGACATAGTACACTGCTCATTTTGCAGCCGTTCGAGCCTGGAAGTGAACAGTATGGTAGCCGGTCCCGGTGTTTATATTTGCGACCGTTGCGTGGAAGATGCATCCAGCATCATCCAAAGTGATTTAGCTTCTTTAGCCCGCCGACGGGAAAAGAGCTATAAGCCTATGCTTAAGCCGGTCGAGATCAAGAACAAACTTGATGATTACGTAATCGGTCAGGAGCTTGCCAAAAAGACACTTTCAGTAGCGGTTTACAATCACTACAAGAGGATTTCTGCTGAAACAGCGGAAATTGATGATACTCAGATTGAGAAATCTAACATCATGTTGCTTGGGCCTACCGGTAGCGGTAAAACGCTTTTGGCCCGTACCCTAGCTCGCATTATCGATGTTCCCTTCACTATCGCCGATGCCACCGTATTAACGGAAGCCGGTTATGTTGGCGAAGATGTGGAAAGCATTTTAAGCAACCTTCTACAAGCCGCTGATTATGACGTAGAGCGCGCCAAGCGTGGAATCGTATATATCGATGAGGTGGACAAAGTAGCCCGCAAGAGTGATAACCCCTCTATTACCCGCGATGTAAGCGGAGAGGGCGTTCAACAGGCTTTATTGAAGATTTTAGAAGGAACAGTAGCCAATATTCCGCCAAAAGGTGGAAGAAAGCATCCTGAGCAAAGCTTTATTCAACTGGACACGGCTAATATTCTGTTTATTTGCGGTGGTGCTTTTTCAGGGCTGGAAGAAATCATATCGCGTCGTCTTTCTACAACCGTGATGGGCTTCAATGCATCTGATCAGGTTAAGTTCAACAAAGAAGATCCAGAGATTTTTACGCACGTTGAACCGGAAGACCTTCAGCACTTTGGACTCATTCCCGAGCTGATTGGTCGATTGCCCGTCATCTGTGGATTGCACGAACTTTCTGATGACGCCATGCTCGACATCCTTCAAACTCCAAAAAATGCGCTCGTTAAGCAGTATAAAAAGCTGTTTAACATGGAAGACGTTGAGCTGGAGATTGAAGAAGAAGCACTCAAAGCTATCGTCAAAAAAGCCAAGGCCCGCAAGACAGGAGCCCGTGGGTTACGTTCTATCATGGAGGCAGCCATGCTGGATATCATGTTTTCGCTTCCATCTATGAAGAATATAGCACGGTGTGTAATTACTGAGGAGACCATCGAGAAACAAGCTCCTCCGGTTTACGAGAAACAAAAAGCTTCTGCTTAACCATCAGCCTCTCTTTTCAGAGAGGCTTTTTTGTTTCGGCTCCTTTCCTATATTCAGCCAAAGAATTATTCTTCATCTATGAAACTCTTTGTTCCATCCAACAGGATTAAGCTTATACTTGTGCTGCTGCTCATATTTCTGGGCGTGGGATCTGTGGTTTACAACCAATACCTGGTAACAAAAATCCTGGAACAGGAACGTGCCAGTGTGGAGTTGTGGACGCGAGCTATTGAGTTTAACAGCCAGCCGGTTGATGAACAGGCAAGCACCATGCTGTTGAAAGCCATTAATATTCTGGAAGGCATTGAGGAGGTTCCCGACAGCGTCATCAGCCTGATTGAAGATGCGGAAACCACCCGTAATTCCTCTGATTTTGTTACGGAGGAAATTATTCTTGAAGACCGATTTAAAATTCCCACCATTGTAATTGATTCGCAGGATGTTATTCTTCACCAGCGCAACATTGATTCCCTCACTATGGCTTCCGAACAAAAGCGGGAAGAGCTTGTCCGTGAGTTTAAAAGCCTGAATAACCCCATCGACTTTGTGATTGGTGATGAAAAACGGCAAATGACCCAGTTTGTGTATTATGGTGAAAGCCCGACGGTACAAATGCTGAGATATTTCCCGTACATCCAGATTTTGTTGCTTGGGCTGTTGTTGGGAATCGGCTATACAACCTACCGGAGTATTACCCGGTCTGAGCAGTCCAATTTATGGGTGGGAATGGCAAAAGAAGCAGCTCACCAGCTGGGAACGCCTATATCTAGCTTATATGGCTGGCTGCAACTGCTAAAGGATGAATACCGCTACGAAGAAACTGCCACTAATATCGCCAACGAGATTGAAAAAGATATCCAGCGTTTACGGGGTGTTGCAGAACGATTTGGGAAGATCGGCTCGGAGCCGGAACTCAAAACCATGGATATTCAGCCCATACTGGAGCAGGTGATGGTATATATGGAGCGCCGCCTCCCCCGTTTAGGGAAAGCCATTGAAGTGAAAAAAGAACTGAATGCCACCGCCAATGTGAAAACAAATCCGGAACTGCTACAATGGGCGATTGAGAACCTGGTTAAGAATGCCATGGATTCATTGAAAGGAATTGAAAAAGAGGCCTACATATCCGTTACTTCCAAAGTTCAGGAAGGAGAAGTGATTATTGATATTGAAGACTCCGGGAGCGGTATCGAGATTCAGAATGTGAAGAATATCTTCAAGCCCGGGTTTAGTACCAAGAAAAGAGGATGGGGATTAGGCTTAAGCCTTACCAAACGCATTATTGAAGATTATCACAATGGAAGCGTGTTTGTGCTACGCTCAGAGCTTAATGAGGGAACCACCATGCGGGTTACGTTGAATATCGAGAAAAGTGAAGAAGAAGTGTATCCGCTGTTAGATCAGTCGCCGGTGTAACCGCGCGTTTTAGCATATTCCAGCAATTCTGTTTTCAACAAATTACGACCACGATGCAACCTTGAACGAATAGTACCGATCGGTACATCCAGCATGTTGGCAATTTCTTCGTAGGTATATCCATCTACATCACATAGCAGAACGACCGTTCGAAAATCTTCCGGCAGCCTTTTCAGTGCATTAGACAAATCATCATCCATCATTTCCCGGAACATCAGGCTTTCTAAATCCGAAGTATCAGTTCGCTCGGCCCTTATGGACTCGTAGTAAGAAGAAACCTCATCATAATCTACTTGTGAGGGTTTTTTAGAGGTTTTCCGATAATTATTGATGAAGGAGTTTTTGAGAATGCGGAACATCCATGCTTTGGCGTTAGTCCCCTTCTCATAACTGCTAAAAAAACGATAGGCTTTGACAATGGTATCCTGAACGAGATCTTCAGCATCGTTGGGGTCAGTAGTCAGTCGAAGGGCAAAATTATACAACGCATCCATGTGAGGTATAATCTCTTCATCGAAATCCTTCTGCTTTTGCTTTTCATCTCTCGTCAACTGAGACATTCATCCATCCCTTATTATTTCAATAACTATAAGCGCTTGTAATATTTTTATTACGCTTCTTTATCCTCATCGGATTGCCAATACTACCTAAAGAAAGATTTAATGTTAAATAGATTGTATTGATAGACCCATTAACTGTTACCTTTCTTACGATAAAAATGCTATTACCATGATATCGTAAAGAGCGTGAGTCCAGGCCGCCACGCCGAATCCTCTCCAAACATAAATTCCATTCAGTATTAAACCAAATAAAAAGCGATATAAAAAAGAGCCTAATGTAAAGGCATCACCCATTGAGCCAACATAATGTACCGCAGAGAATAACAGCGCTGAAAGAACAACGGCTGCTGTTACCCCCGCCCATTTTTTTCCTAAAATTTTTGTAAAAAGGAGTATAAATAGCGTAACAAGAATTACCCTGAAAAACAGCTCCTCATACAAACCCGCCCCTAATGAGAGCGCTAACTGCTGCGTTAAAGACAAGCTGCTAATCGGATCGGAAGCAGCCATATTCAGCATAAGAGAAACCAACGATTGGCTGATAAATGCTACAACAATAGCATAAATCGTCGATTCCAGAATCAAAACCGGAAAGTATGAAAAGCGAATGGTTTTGAGACGTTCACGCTCTTTATATACGATAAAAAGCCCGATAAAAACGACAATCAACAATGAAAACGAGACTGCATTTACACCGAGGTAGGTAAATAAGCTTTTAATCCATACATCCACACTAATACGAACTATGGAATCGCCCACCGGCTGTGAAATTACAATCAGCAGCTCATAGAGAAGAAACAGCGGCAAGCTTACAAGAAAGCTATACAGTAAGGTATTGGTGTTCTCGAAATATGATTTAACAGGATTAGTCATTTATTTCTGTGTAAATAGTTACAGCAGGACGGCTGGATTCATCGAGCCTGAGTGTACTAAATGCATTCCCGGAAAGTTTCAATCCCGCCCCGGTTATACGATCGTTGATGCGCACGTACAATCCATTTCCCGTTTGGGTGTTTTCCACAAAGATGATGCTTCCCAATGCAATATTAGAATGCGCAGCTGTTAAGGATTCCGGATCATAGAGCTCTCCATTTGTGGTAGTTTCCCCAATCTCAGACTCCTCATATTTCATCACATTCACCTCGCCAAGGTCCTGCAGGTTTGCCTTCTGCAAGTAGGGGTTCTCATACTTTCGGGATGGGGGGAGCAACACCGTTACTTCTTGTCCTTCAGCCAATAAATTGGGTTGAAGTTCGGGATTCAGGGACTGAAACTCCTGCCCCGTCATCTTGAATTTCGAAAGCAGGTCTGATAAATCTTCCCCTTGCTGCACTTCATAAATTGAAAAGACTCCCTGTGGCGATGACTCCTCGGAGAATTCAGAAACCGAAGGAGCCGCGCTTACTTTCTTTTTCACCGCCAGTCGCTGACCAATACTCAGGTTTGAACCGGAAATGTTATTCAACTCTCTGAGTTGGGCCACCGTCATATTATGATTCCTGGCAATCTGATACAGCGTATCTCCGCTTTTCACGATATAAAAAACATTTTGTGACTCGGAAGACTGGTTAACCAGCGGGTCAGAATTTTCTTCATCAGCCGGAGGCTCGGTTTGGATTTCTTCCTCTTCCGGAATGAAATAAACCAGCTCCTGCCCAAGTTCAATTTCATTTCCTGTCAGCTCATTCCACTGCTTTAACTCAGCAATGGTGACGTTCAGCTTCTTTGAGATTCCGTAGAGAGTGTCACCTTGTTTAACCTGGTAGGTTGCTCTTTCCTGTGCAAGCAGTCCCGCGCCGGTGAAAAGCATAATAACAATAAGGGCAGATAGTATTCTCAGAAAACCAGGTGTATTCTTCATGACTGTTCGTCCATTTCAATTTCAAGATTCAATAATGCCCCGGACAGCTCAGACTTTGTGTGATTGTCATTTTGAGCCTCGGCTACTTTTATACCCTCTTTATAGGTGTCGAGCGCTTTTTTGTTCTCATCCATTGCTTCATATAACTTTGCCAGGTGATAATACACCCCCACATAATCCGGGTCACTGTTTCGGATGGCTTCAAACAACACCCTCGCTTTTGAAGTCTCCTCTATTTTCAGCATTTCCAGCGCCAGGGCAAACTTGTAGAAAGAGTCATCCGGATGATCTTTCACTTTTTGTGCCAACGTGGAAATTCGCGAACTCATTGTGTAGCAGCCTTTACATTTGCTTCTATGTCTTCAATGGAATCGCCGCCAAACTTTTCCAGGAATGCATTGGCAAGCACAGGAGCAAGCACGCTCTCTGCAACTACAACCGCTCTGGGCAGCGCACACACATCCGACCGCTCGTACCGCGTCTCCGTTTCTTCTTTGGTTTTCATGTCCACAGTACTCAACGGGTTCAGCATGGTGGGAATGGGCTTCATCACACCGCGGAGAATAATCGGCATTCCGGTACTCATGCCGCCCTCGATACCGCCCATACGGTTGGTGCGACGCTTAAAGTCATTTTCTTCGTACGTAATTTCATCATGAACTTCATGGCCGGGACGGTGTCCGGCCTCAAACCCAAGCCCGATTTCCACACCTTTCATCGCCTGGGTTGACATGATGGCCTGGGCAAGCTGACCATCCAGTTTACGATCCCAGTGTACATAACTGCCCAAACCAACGGGCAAGCCGGTAATCACAATTTCATAAATACCGCCAAGAGACGAACCCTCCTTCCGCCGGACTTTAATTTCTTCCCTCATCTGTTCGGATAACTCTTCATTGAGGCAGCGCACATCCGACTTATCGGCCGCTTTGTAAATGGCTTCGGCTCCATTTTCTGCCAGCGGGTCAGCAATAGATCTAACCTCTTCCCATCCCTCAAAACCCACAGAACCGATCCGTAACACATGGCCTCCAATCTCGATACCGAAGTGTTTTAAAAACTTGCGGGCAATACTGCAGCAAGCCACACGCATGGCTGTTTCACGCGCACTCGACCGTTCTATTACCGGGCGAATGTCGTCAAACTTATACTTCTGAGCACCCACTAAATCGGCATGCCCGGGGCGGGGAAGCGTTATTTTCTCAATTCCCTCTGCCTCTTCCTTCTTGTTCATCACGGTAGGCCAGCCGGCATCATCTTTTTCAAAAGCGCGGTTGGGCATGCTCATGGCTATGGGGCCACCCATGGTTTTTCCGAACCTGAGACCTGAGCTTATCGTGGCAAAATCTTTTTCAAAGGCCATTCGTCCGCCACGCCCGTATCCCTGTTGGCGACGTACCAGATGGGTGGCAATTTCTTCTTCGGTGAGAGGCAATCCTGCCGGCACCCCTTCTACAATTCCCGTTAGTGACGGCCCGTGTGATTCTCCGGCTGTAATGTATCTGATCATTCGTTTTATGTAACCTATTGAATTTGTTCTGCTCGTTCCGAAAGCGTGCGATTATCTTTACATACTTCCGTTCTGAATTTTATCTGGATCTCTTAAGATAACCACATTACTACTACAAAATAACGCTAATGGTGGTTCAAAAATCACCCATTTAAACTTTAATCTGAAATAAGCCCGGTTTCTCTAAACTGCAGGAATAGAACCTTATATAATTCGC
Proteins encoded:
- the clpX gene encoding ATP-dependent Clp protease ATP-binding subunit ClpX produces the protein MSDKEKNSDIVHCSFCSRSSLEVNSMVAGPGVYICDRCVEDASSIIQSDLASLARRREKSYKPMLKPVEIKNKLDDYVIGQELAKKTLSVAVYNHYKRISAETAEIDDTQIEKSNIMLLGPTGSGKTLLARTLARIIDVPFTIADATVLTEAGYVGEDVESILSNLLQAADYDVERAKRGIVYIDEVDKVARKSDNPSITRDVSGEGVQQALLKILEGTVANIPPKGGRKHPEQSFIQLDTANILFICGGAFSGLEEIISRRLSTTVMGFNASDQVKFNKEDPEIFTHVEPEDLQHFGLIPELIGRLPVICGLHELSDDAMLDILQTPKNALVKQYKKLFNMEDVELEIEEEALKAIVKKAKARKTGARGLRSIMEAAMLDIMFSLPSMKNIARCVITEETIEKQAPPVYEKQKASA
- a CDS encoding CPBP family intramembrane glutamic endopeptidase; its protein translation is MTNPVKSYFENTNTLLYSFLVSLPLFLLYELLIVISQPVGDSIVRISVDVWIKSLFTYLGVNAVSFSLLIVVFIGLFIVYKERERLKTIRFSYFPVLILESTIYAIVVAFISQSLVSLMLNMAASDPISSLSLTQQLALSLGAGLYEELFFRVILVTLFILLFTKILGKKWAGVTAAVVLSALLFSAVHYVGSMGDAFTLGSFLYRFLFGLILNGIYVWRGFGVAAWTHALYDIMVIAFLS
- the aroC gene encoding chorismate synthase; translated protein: MRYITAGESHGPSLTGIVEGVPAGLPLTEEEIATHLVRRQQGYGRGGRMAFEKDFATISSGLRFGKTMGGPIAMSMPNRAFEKDDAGWPTVMNKKEEAEGIEKITLPRPGHADLVGAQKYKFDDIRPVIERSSARETAMRVACCSIARKFLKHFGIEIGGHVLRIGSVGFEGWEEVRSIADPLAENGAEAIYKAADKSDVRCLNEELSEQMREEIKVRRKEGSSLGGIYEIVITGLPVGLGSYVHWDRKLDGQLAQAIMSTQAMKGVEIGLGFEAGHRPGHEVHDEITYEENDFKRRTNRMGGIEGGMSTGMPIILRGVMKPIPTMLNPLSTVDMKTKEETETRYERSDVCALPRAVVVAESVLAPVLANAFLEKFGGDSIEDIEANVKAATQ
- the clpP gene encoding ATP-dependent Clp endopeptidase proteolytic subunit ClpP — translated: MISDQPLFEDPNLNSVQPVQNNLVPMVVETTSRGERAYDIYSRLLKDRIVILGSPVNDTVASSIMAQLLFLESEDPEKDINFYINSPGGVVSAGLAIYDTIQHIKCDVATTCMGMAASMGAVLLTAGTTGKRSCLPHSRVMIHQPLGGTRGQASDIEIEAKEIIRVKKELSQILADHSGKSVEQVMEDSDRNKWMTAQEAKDYGLVDNVLSKSEDSK
- a CDS encoding LysM peptidoglycan-binding domain-containing protein; protein product: MKNTPGFLRILSALIVIMLFTGAGLLAQERATYQVKQGDTLYGISKKLNVTIAELKQWNELTGNEIELGQELVYFIPEEEEIQTEPPADEENSDPLVNQSSESQNVFYIVKSGDTLYQIARNHNMTVAQLRELNNISGSNLSIGQRLAVKKKVSAAPSVSEFSEESSPQGVFSIYEVQQGEDLSDLLSKFKMTGQEFQSLNPELQPNLLAEGQEVTVLLPPSRKYENPYLQKANLQDLGEVNVMKYEESEIGETTTNGELYDPESLTAAHSNIALGSIIFVENTQTGNGLYVRINDRITGAGLKLSGNAFSTLRLDESSRPAVTIYTEIND
- a CDS encoding sigma-70 family RNA polymerase sigma factor, translated to MSQLTRDEKQKQKDFDEEIIPHMDALYNFALRLTTDPNDAEDLVQDTIVKAYRFFSSYEKGTNAKAWMFRILKNSFINNYRKTSKKPSQVDYDEVSSYYESIRAERTDTSDLESLMFREMMDDDLSNALKRLPEDFRTVVLLCDVDGYTYEEIANMLDVPIGTIRSRLHRGRNLLKTELLEYAKTRGYTGD
- a CDS encoding HAMP domain-containing sensor histidine kinase — protein: MKLFVPSNRIKLILVLLLIFLGVGSVVYNQYLVTKILEQERASVELWTRAIEFNSQPVDEQASTMLLKAINILEGIEEVPDSVISLIEDAETTRNSSDFVTEEIILEDRFKIPTIVIDSQDVILHQRNIDSLTMASEQKREELVREFKSLNNPIDFVIGDEKRQMTQFVYYGESPTVQMLRYFPYIQILLLGLLLGIGYTTYRSITRSEQSNLWVGMAKEAAHQLGTPISSLYGWLQLLKDEYRYEETATNIANEIEKDIQRLRGVAERFGKIGSEPELKTMDIQPILEQVMVYMERRLPRLGKAIEVKKELNATANVKTNPELLQWAIENLVKNAMDSLKGIEKEAYISVTSKVQEGEVIIDIEDSGSGIEIQNVKNIFKPGFSTKKRGWGLGLSLTKRIIEDYHNGSVFVLRSELNEGTTMRVTLNIEKSEEEVYPLLDQSPV
- the tig gene encoding trigger factor; translation: MDISVEELTSVDKEVTLKAKREDLQEDFDKAYKKYKDQIQLPGFRPGKVPMGLVKKRFGKEIEQEEISNIIQKVFEKEVVPEYEPVGETEMVDFTWENDELEVKFKIGSKPEIEVADLSKIEVNKMVHDVTDEEVEEEVERTLEREGNWEDVDEAASEETQVLVDVVSKTHGDEDKDQRIDLRKDDASEFLEALKGKKAGDVVEMTIPHGDHEDELEITLKKVQKMHKAELTDDIIKDQSNGEAENLDEFKSYIKSRMQQYYDQTSDDLFKNDVADALVEAHDFEVPETFVAQIQGSYVDQLKQQQGGELPDHFDAEEYKAGMKDRAVREAKWSFISQKLQETFEDIEIKPEDIDEHLAGQAAQYGMPVDQLKQYYAQQPQMLEQLRSSIREEKVFDILQDKVKTKEISKEKYREQQEKKDDKKKKK